The following proteins come from a genomic window of Rhizobium sp. 007:
- a CDS encoding ABC transporter permease: protein MDTADAFAPSIPNRPNPRRRDLALRIAVPFAVIAVVVLIWGLYVKLSGVPPYILPGPIAVANAFATDWGTLAPALWVTTKITFMSLMLALVGGVGFAIFLVQSRWIEIAFYPLAVILQVTPIVAISPLILIYAPSTQVALLICAFLVAFFPILSNMVQGLKSVDHNLINLFELYGASRWQTLLYLKLPAAQPYFMTGLRIGGGLALIAAVVAEFAAGSAGAGSGLAFRLLEAQYRLNIPRLFAALLMLSLLGVAIFAVTSFISWLSLHRWHESSLRREN, encoded by the coding sequence ATGGACACAGCCGACGCCTTCGCGCCGTCGATCCCCAATCGGCCCAACCCCAGGCGGCGTGATCTGGCGCTTCGTATTGCCGTACCCTTCGCCGTCATAGCCGTCGTTGTCTTGATTTGGGGGCTCTATGTCAAGCTCTCCGGTGTTCCGCCCTATATCCTCCCCGGACCGATCGCCGTGGCCAATGCCTTTGCCACGGATTGGGGCACGCTCGCCCCCGCCCTTTGGGTCACAACCAAGATCACCTTCATGTCGCTGATGCTGGCACTGGTCGGCGGCGTCGGTTTTGCGATCTTCCTCGTTCAATCCCGGTGGATCGAGATCGCCTTCTACCCGCTTGCAGTGATCCTGCAGGTAACACCGATTGTGGCTATATCGCCTCTCATCCTCATTTATGCACCATCGACGCAGGTGGCCCTCCTCATCTGCGCTTTCCTCGTCGCCTTCTTTCCGATCCTTTCCAACATGGTCCAGGGCCTGAAAAGCGTCGATCACAATCTGATCAATCTCTTCGAGCTTTACGGTGCCTCGCGTTGGCAGACGCTGCTCTATCTCAAGCTGCCTGCAGCCCAGCCCTATTTCATGACAGGGCTCAGGATCGGTGGCGGGCTTGCGCTGATTGCCGCTGTTGTGGCGGAATTCGCCGCCGGCTCAGCCGGCGCCGGTTCCGGCCTCGCCTTTCGCCTGCTCGAGGCCCAGTATCGGCTAAACATACCCCGACTCTTCGCGGCCTTGCTGATGCTGTCGCTGCTCGGCGTCGCAATCTTTGCCGTCACGTCCTTCATCTCGTGGCTCAGCCTGCATCGCTGGCATGAAAGCAGCCTGAGACGGGAAAACTGA
- a CDS encoding creatininase family protein codes for MAMPFYWNELNTSDFAALSCDTTIAILPIASTEQHGPHLPIATDVAIAHGMLAELRKERPEDLDILVLPTQEIGKANEHIYGPGTLSLGAELLIPVWTAIGAKVAEAGIRKMVIVNSHGGNVDIMSIVARELRVRHQMAVLSTQWGRFGHPEGMISEHEAKYGIHGGEVETSLMLRFRPDLVRMDKAQNFASKAEWMRERSNYIQPLPPHSLAWIAHDLNPNGVVGDASRGTAEKGAAICRHQVKGFIEMLYDLKLYPLSNLYTK; via the coding sequence ATGGCGATGCCATTTTACTGGAACGAGCTCAATACCTCTGACTTCGCGGCGCTTTCTTGCGACACGACCATAGCCATCCTGCCGATCGCGTCGACAGAACAGCATGGGCCGCATCTGCCAATCGCCACCGATGTCGCAATCGCACACGGAATGCTTGCGGAGTTGCGCAAGGAGCGGCCCGAAGACCTTGACATACTGGTCCTGCCGACGCAGGAGATCGGCAAGGCGAACGAACATATCTATGGCCCGGGCACGCTCTCGCTTGGAGCCGAACTTTTGATCCCGGTCTGGACTGCGATTGGCGCAAAGGTCGCGGAAGCTGGTATCCGCAAAATGGTAATCGTCAACTCGCATGGCGGCAATGTCGACATCATGAGCATCGTTGCGCGCGAATTGCGCGTCCGTCACCAGATGGCCGTGCTGTCGACGCAGTGGGGCCGGTTCGGACATCCGGAAGGCATGATCAGCGAACACGAAGCAAAATACGGTATTCACGGCGGCGAGGTGGAGACCTCCCTGATGCTGCGTTTCCGGCCGGACCTGGTGCGCATGGACAAGGCGCAGAATTTTGCCTCGAAAGCCGAATGGATGCGGGAACGGTCGAACTATATTCAGCCTTTACCCCCGCATTCGTTGGCGTGGATTGCGCATGATCTCAATCCCAACGGCGTCGTCGGCGACGCCTCGCGCGGCACGGCGGAAAAGGGCGCAGCCATCTGCCGCCATCAAGTGAAGGGCTTCATCGAGATGCTCTATGATTTGAAGCTCTATCCTCTTTCAAATCTCTACACGAAGTAA
- a CDS encoding ABC transporter ATP-binding protein, translating to MTVPLLSLRGISKSYGQNRANQAIDLDVAPQSIHAILGENGAGKSTLMKLIYGVEQPDSGTVIWEGKPLSLASPAEARRKGIGMVFQHFSLFETLTVVENTQLVVPGRKADLAERIRKIGRDFGLEVDPLAHVHTLSVGERQRVEIIRCLLTNPKLLILDEPTSVLPPQSVERLFETLRRLRDGGVSILFISHKLEEIRAICDRATILRGGRVTGHVDPRKHDAHDLARMMIGRDMPEPMPALPISGGEKRLEIIGLDYRPDDPFAVPLSTLSLTVRSGEILGIAGISGNGQSELASLISGEVVLPGEQRERIYMMGKDVGTLDAAARRQLGFAFVPEDRLGRGAVPEMSLTQNSLLTAHPLNLLRYGLFDEAKAMAFTDECIRQYDVRTPGPEVEAGSLSGGNLQKFIVGREIMLSPKLLFIAQPTWGVDIGAASAIRRRLVGLRNEGMAILIISEELEELFELCDIIQVLHHGTLSPALVTRDTRPEDIGRYMIGAHSSQEKALA from the coding sequence ATGACCGTTCCGCTCCTGTCGCTGCGCGGCATTTCCAAGAGCTACGGCCAGAACCGGGCCAATCAAGCCATCGACCTGGACGTGGCCCCGCAGTCGATCCATGCAATCCTCGGAGAAAACGGGGCGGGTAAATCGACGCTGATGAAGCTGATCTATGGCGTCGAGCAACCGGACAGCGGAACCGTCATCTGGGAAGGAAAACCTTTGAGCCTCGCATCCCCTGCAGAGGCGAGGCGCAAGGGTATCGGCATGGTCTTTCAGCACTTCTCGCTGTTCGAGACCCTGACGGTGGTGGAGAACACGCAACTGGTCGTTCCGGGCCGGAAAGCCGATCTCGCTGAGCGCATCCGGAAGATCGGGCGCGACTTCGGGCTCGAAGTCGATCCCCTCGCCCATGTGCACACGCTTTCCGTCGGCGAGCGGCAGCGGGTGGAGATCATCCGCTGTCTGCTGACAAACCCGAAGCTGCTGATCCTCGACGAGCCGACCTCCGTCCTGCCGCCGCAATCGGTGGAGAGGCTCTTCGAGACATTGCGTCGCCTGCGCGACGGTGGCGTCTCCATTCTCTTCATCTCGCATAAACTGGAGGAAATCCGCGCGATCTGCGACAGGGCGACCATTCTGCGCGGCGGGCGCGTTACCGGGCATGTCGATCCGCGAAAACACGATGCTCATGACCTGGCCCGCATGATGATCGGCCGCGACATGCCGGAGCCAATGCCGGCGTTGCCCATTTCTGGCGGGGAAAAGCGGCTTGAAATCATAGGCCTCGACTATCGGCCGGATGACCCCTTTGCCGTGCCGCTCTCCACTTTGAGCCTCACGGTTCGTTCGGGCGAAATCCTCGGCATAGCCGGAATTTCCGGCAACGGGCAAAGCGAGCTTGCCTCGCTCATTTCCGGCGAAGTGGTCCTGCCAGGAGAACAGCGCGAGCGGATCTACATGATGGGAAAGGACGTGGGCACGCTCGATGCGGCTGCACGCCGGCAGCTTGGATTTGCCTTCGTTCCCGAAGACCGGCTTGGGCGTGGCGCCGTACCCGAAATGTCCCTCACCCAAAATAGCCTGCTGACCGCTCATCCGCTCAACCTTCTCAGATACGGTCTCTTTGACGAAGCGAAGGCGATGGCATTCACCGATGAGTGCATCCGCCAGTATGATGTCCGCACGCCCGGCCCAGAGGTGGAAGCCGGCTCGCTCTCTGGCGGTAATCTGCAGAAGTTCATCGTCGGCCGAGAGATCATGCTGTCTCCGAAACTACTGTTCATCGCACAGCCGACATGGGGCGTCGACATCGGCGCTGCATCGGCCATCCGCAGGCGGCTTGTCGGGCTGCGTAACGAAGGCATGGCGATCCTCATCATTTCAGAGGAGCTCGAAGAGCTTTTCGAACTCTGCGATATCATTCAGGTGTTGCACCACGGCACGCTGAGCCCGGCTCTCGTCACACGGGACACGCGGCCGGAGGACATCGGCCGATATATGATCGGTGCACATTCTTCGCAGGAGAAGGCTCTGGCATGA
- a CDS encoding ABC transporter permease produces the protein MNAIEFILAGMLAAATPFLLAALGELVVERAGVLNLGAEGLMAFGAVLAFIIVYHGGGHLLGFVAAGLGSAALSIVFAVIAVGLRANQVATGLAIGILGQGLSALFGKTYESLTVKGLPKFAFPWLSDIPVIGNLFIQDAVVWLSLAATFAIWAMFAYTKAGLVVRAIGENPKAAHAVGYSVIAVRFAAIAFGGTMAGFAGAYASVVYTPLWADGMIAGRGWIAIALVVFGTWLTGRIFLGACLFGAVSLTGLAAQAAGLDVPSQLLASLPYLVTIIVLGIISADRRLLKLNGVASLGEPFER, from the coding sequence ATGAACGCCATCGAATTCATCCTTGCCGGGATGCTCGCGGCTGCGACACCGTTCCTCCTTGCAGCTCTCGGCGAGCTGGTGGTCGAGCGAGCCGGGGTTCTCAACCTCGGCGCCGAGGGTTTGATGGCGTTCGGTGCGGTGCTCGCCTTCATCATCGTCTATCATGGTGGGGGCCATCTTTTGGGTTTCGTCGCCGCCGGTCTCGGCAGCGCCGCGCTTTCAATCGTATTTGCCGTCATCGCGGTCGGACTTCGGGCAAACCAAGTAGCGACAGGTCTAGCGATCGGCATTCTCGGTCAAGGCCTCTCGGCGCTCTTCGGCAAGACCTATGAAAGCCTCACGGTCAAGGGGCTTCCAAAGTTTGCCTTTCCATGGCTTTCCGATATCCCAGTCATTGGCAACCTTTTCATCCAAGACGCCGTCGTCTGGCTTTCCCTTGCCGCAACATTCGCCATTTGGGCGATGTTTGCCTATACGAAGGCCGGTCTTGTCGTCCGGGCGATCGGCGAGAACCCCAAAGCCGCCCATGCTGTCGGGTATTCAGTCATCGCCGTCCGCTTCGCCGCCATCGCATTCGGCGGAACGATGGCAGGGTTTGCCGGCGCCTACGCGTCGGTCGTCTACACACCGCTTTGGGCCGATGGGATGATCGCCGGTCGTGGCTGGATCGCAATCGCGCTCGTCGTCTTCGGGACGTGGCTCACCGGTCGGATCTTTTTGGGGGCGTGCCTCTTCGGAGCCGTGTCACTGACGGGTCTCGCAGCCCAGGCGGCCGGACTGGACGTCCCATCACAACTGCTTGCGAGCCTGCCCTATCTCGTCACGATTATCGTGCTGGGCATCATTTCGGCAGACCGCCGCCTGCTAAAGCTGAATGGCGTCGCCTCGCTCGGCGAGCCTTTCGAACGCTAG
- a CDS encoding ABC transporter substrate-binding protein has translation MSNALKNIALTAFLGIGGAIAAAVPGHALDKVSYGTNWLAQAEHGGFYQAVADGTYEKYGLDVSIVQGGPNAANSALLISGKIDFYMGGSQGEITAVEQGIPLVDVAAIFQKDPQVLIAHPNAGIETFEDLAKLKTLFLGKDGYLTYFEWMKSNYNGFKDEQYKPYNFNPGPFIADKESAQQGYLTSEPYEIQKQTGWEPKVFLLADNGYTPYSTMITTTQMMIDTKPDIVQRFVDASIEGWYNYLYSDNSKANELIKNDNPEMTDGQIAYSIAKMKEFGIVESGDAMDKGIGCITDAHYKKFFDEMVAIKIFKADTDYTKAFTTKFVCKGTGMSLKK, from the coding sequence ATGTCCAATGCACTGAAAAATATTGCACTCACCGCATTCCTTGGTATCGGGGGCGCGATCGCCGCGGCCGTGCCGGGCCACGCGCTCGACAAGGTAAGCTATGGCACCAACTGGCTGGCGCAGGCCGAGCATGGTGGCTTCTATCAGGCGGTCGCCGACGGCACCTACGAGAAGTACGGTCTCGACGTCAGCATCGTTCAGGGCGGCCCGAATGCAGCAAACAGCGCGCTGCTGATATCCGGCAAGATTGACTTCTACATGGGCGGCTCACAGGGCGAAATCACCGCCGTCGAGCAAGGCATTCCTTTGGTGGATGTCGCAGCCATCTTCCAGAAAGACCCGCAGGTGCTGATTGCGCATCCTAATGCCGGCATTGAGACGTTCGAGGATCTGGCCAAGCTGAAGACGCTCTTCCTCGGCAAGGACGGTTACCTGACCTACTTCGAGTGGATGAAATCCAATTACAACGGCTTCAAGGACGAACAGTACAAACCCTACAACTTCAATCCTGGACCGTTCATCGCCGACAAGGAGTCTGCCCAGCAAGGCTACCTGACGTCCGAACCCTACGAAATCCAGAAGCAGACGGGCTGGGAGCCGAAGGTGTTCCTGCTCGCCGACAACGGCTATACCCCATACTCCACGATGATCACAACGACCCAGATGATGATCGACACGAAGCCGGACATCGTCCAGCGCTTCGTCGATGCCTCGATCGAAGGCTGGTACAATTACCTTTACAGTGACAACAGCAAGGCGAATGAACTGATCAAGAATGACAATCCGGAAATGACGGATGGTCAGATCGCCTATTCCATTGCCAAGATGAAGGAATTCGGCATCGTTGAATCCGGCGACGCCATGGACAAGGGCATCGGCTGCATCACCGACGCGCACTACAAGAAGTTCTTCGACGAAATGGTGGCGATCAAGATCTTCAAGGCAGACACGGACTATACCAAGGCCTTTACGACCAAGTTCGTCTGCAAGGGCACCGGCATGTCGCTGAAGAAGTAA
- a CDS encoding FAD-binding oxidoreductase, translating to MPDYEKIKKELAGIAIEDNPALVRQKSRDFYWYSPILKAQLDNVTADLVVTPKNEAEVIQALKVAFAHGVPVTPRGAGTGNYGQAMPLSGGIVLNLAAMDKIKEIHPGRVICEPGIVMAQLDKETKAHSGQELRFHPSTAQTATIGGFIAGGSGGVGSITWGGLRDLGNILRLRVVTMEAEPRVLDLTGWDLQKVSHAYGTNGIITEIEMPLAPAYDWVDVLVGYDDFMTAVRFSDKLARCNGILVKEIAPIAAPIPHDYFTRHRPYIRKDQSVVVLMIAPHSMDAFLAFAASQNGEIIFRSDKVESMRGIPHAYELAWNHTTLRALKIDPKFTYLQVQYPGPDHVEKVQKMVEIFGDEVPGHLEFIRFDGQIQCSGLPLVRYTTEERLEKIIQIHQDHGCPIFNPHRYTLEEGGMKRTDKVQLAFKHETDPKGLLNPGKMIAWENPNFDFSAGKNYLFPGLASIMEPS from the coding sequence ATGCCGGATTACGAAAAGATCAAAAAGGAACTTGCAGGCATAGCCATCGAGGACAATCCAGCGCTCGTGCGTCAAAAGAGCCGCGATTTCTATTGGTACTCGCCGATCCTGAAGGCCCAGCTCGACAACGTGACCGCTGATCTCGTCGTCACGCCGAAAAATGAAGCCGAGGTGATCCAGGCGCTGAAGGTCGCCTTCGCACACGGCGTACCCGTGACGCCGCGCGGCGCCGGCACCGGCAATTACGGCCAGGCCATGCCGCTTTCCGGCGGCATCGTGCTCAATCTTGCGGCCATGGACAAGATCAAGGAAATCCATCCAGGGCGCGTCATCTGCGAGCCGGGCATCGTCATGGCGCAACTGGACAAAGAGACGAAGGCCCATTCCGGCCAGGAACTGCGCTTCCACCCGTCGACGGCCCAGACCGCAACGATCGGTGGCTTCATTGCTGGCGGCTCCGGCGGCGTCGGCTCGATCACCTGGGGTGGACTGCGCGACCTCGGCAATATCCTGCGGCTGCGCGTCGTTACCATGGAAGCAGAACCGCGGGTGCTCGACCTGACGGGCTGGGACCTGCAGAAGGTGAGCCACGCCTACGGCACGAACGGCATCATCACCGAGATCGAAATGCCGCTCGCGCCGGCCTACGATTGGGTGGACGTGCTGGTCGGCTACGACGATTTCATGACGGCCGTCCGCTTCTCCGATAAGCTCGCGCGGTGCAACGGCATCCTCGTCAAGGAAATCGCGCCGATTGCCGCCCCGATCCCGCATGACTACTTCACCCGCCACAGGCCCTACATCCGCAAGGATCAGTCAGTCGTCGTCTTGATGATTGCGCCGCATTCCATGGATGCGTTCCTTGCCTTTGCGGCATCGCAGAACGGCGAGATCATTTTCCGCTCCGACAAGGTGGAGAGCATGCGGGGTATTCCGCATGCCTACGAGCTTGCCTGGAACCACACGACGCTCCGTGCGCTGAAGATCGATCCGAAATTCACCTATCTTCAGGTCCAGTATCCGGGACCGGACCATGTCGAGAAGGTTCAGAAGATGGTCGAAATCTTCGGCGATGAAGTGCCTGGGCATCTCGAATTCATCAGGTTCGACGGTCAGATCCAGTGCTCCGGCCTGCCGCTGGTGCGCTACACGACGGAAGAGCGGCTCGAAAAAATCATTCAGATCCATCAGGACCATGGCTGCCCGATCTTCAATCCGCACCGCTATACGCTGGAGGAGGGCGGCATGAAGCGGACCGACAAGGTTCAGCTTGCTTTCAAGCATGAAACGGACCCAAAGGGCTTACTCAATCCCGGCAAGATGATTGCCTGGGAGAACCCGAATTTCGACTTCTCGGCAGGCAAGAACTATCTGTTCCCGGGTCTTGCCAGCATCATGGAGCCCTCATGA
- a CDS encoding ABC transporter permease — protein MRALLAAILPTLVRRERASLTATLLAPPVALGVATTLNLGLYVLMGRDPVAVFYAMLLEPFLSWASFSEVMLKTGPLLLIAQGLAIGFRAKVFNIGAEGQFILGAIFASAIPVWFPQATGQWIWPLMLFLGALGGASWASLTAFWRVRLNANEILVSLMLSLVAAQLLNYLLLGPWKDPNGFNFPQSVMFQYDAMVPILISGTRINVSLLLTIVLSMVAWIFMQKSFTGYKLQVGGLAPRAAGYAGFNEGWAIWLSLLIGGCAAGLAGAAEVAGPLGQLQRSISTGYGYAAIIVAYLGGLHPIGIVVSALFMAALYIGGDNAMVSANLPIAAVRVFQGSLLVAYLIAVAFVRYRLEWRLSNYRSQP, from the coding sequence ATGAGGGCTTTATTGGCAGCTATCCTTCCCACCCTTGTCCGTCGGGAGCGCGCCTCGCTGACCGCCACCTTGCTTGCACCTCCCGTTGCTCTGGGGGTGGCTACCACTCTCAATCTCGGACTTTACGTGTTGATGGGCCGCGATCCGGTCGCTGTCTTCTACGCGATGCTTCTCGAACCCTTCCTCTCTTGGGCGTCGTTCTCCGAAGTCATGCTGAAGACAGGCCCCCTTCTCCTCATCGCGCAGGGCCTGGCGATCGGCTTTCGCGCCAAGGTCTTTAACATCGGTGCCGAGGGCCAGTTCATTCTGGGTGCGATCTTCGCCTCGGCCATCCCCGTATGGTTCCCGCAGGCGACGGGTCAATGGATCTGGCCACTGATGCTGTTCCTTGGCGCACTCGGTGGTGCTTCATGGGCATCGCTTACCGCCTTCTGGCGCGTCAGGCTCAACGCGAACGAGATCCTCGTTTCCCTGATGCTGAGCCTCGTTGCTGCGCAGTTGCTCAACTACCTGCTGCTTGGTCCCTGGAAGGATCCCAACGGGTTTAACTTTCCTCAATCTGTGATGTTCCAGTATGATGCGATGGTGCCGATCTTGATCTCCGGCACCCGCATCAACGTTTCCCTGCTCCTGACGATCGTCTTGTCGATGGTGGCATGGATCTTCATGCAGAAGAGCTTCACCGGCTATAAGCTCCAGGTCGGCGGCCTCGCGCCGCGTGCCGCCGGCTACGCCGGTTTTAACGAAGGGTGGGCGATCTGGCTTTCCCTTCTCATCGGCGGATGCGCCGCAGGGCTTGCTGGCGCAGCCGAGGTTGCCGGTCCCCTCGGCCAGTTGCAGCGCTCGATTTCGACGGGTTATGGCTATGCGGCTATTATCGTCGCCTATCTCGGCGGTCTGCATCCAATCGGGATCGTGGTCTCTGCGCTGTTCATGGCGGCGCTCTACATCGGGGGCGACAATGCCATGGTGTCGGCAAACTTGCCGATTGCCGCGGTCCGCGTATTTCAAGGTAGTCTCCTCGTCGCCTATCTCATCGCCGTCGCCTTCGTGCGGTACCGTCTCGAATGGCGCCTTTCCAACTACCGGAGCCAGCCATGA
- a CDS encoding RidA family protein — MTKVFNPPSVRRPFGNYNHGMLVPPGASLLVTSGQLGISLDDTVPGDVTAQAALCFEAIRAILEEADMSFADVIRISGFLTRREDFPAYMAVRDRFTADLKPTSTLIIVNGFTRPEFLVEVEVTAAKVF, encoded by the coding sequence ATGACGAAGGTTTTCAATCCGCCGTCGGTTCGCCGACCCTTCGGAAACTATAATCACGGCATGCTGGTGCCGCCCGGAGCTTCGTTGCTGGTGACATCCGGCCAACTCGGGATCAGCCTCGACGACACAGTGCCCGGGGACGTGACGGCGCAGGCCGCACTGTGCTTCGAGGCGATCAGGGCTATACTCGAAGAGGCGGATATGAGCTTTGCCGATGTCATCCGCATTTCAGGCTTCCTGACGCGGCGCGAGGATTTTCCGGCCTATATGGCCGTGCGCGACCGCTTTACCGCGGACCTGAAGCCCACGTCGACGCTGATCATCGTCAATGGCTTTACCCGGCCGGAATTTCTGGTCGAGGTCGAAGTGACCGCTGCTAAGGTTTTCTAG
- a CDS encoding ABC transporter ATP-binding protein, whose protein sequence is MPLAEVQTAPLTEKRKRPLVAMQSVSKVFSSGTVALSGMSLTVETGEFISLLGPSGCGKSTALRIIAGLGDITSGNIDWPSSRINAKGLPEGDIGFVFQEPTLMPWKNVFSNVHLPLKLRGVSRAAARDQIMSALATVGLQDFAGAYPRELSGGMKMRVSIARALVTKPKLLLMDEPFAALDEITRQKLNDDVLRLWKETGITVIFVTHSVFESAYLSSRIVVMKARPGRVHADLSLVTSRERDAHYRTSEEYRRACETVSHSLIGAINAAKEDR, encoded by the coding sequence ATGCCCCTAGCCGAAGTCCAGACGGCGCCGCTGACTGAAAAACGCAAACGGCCGCTGGTCGCCATGCAATCCGTTTCGAAGGTTTTCTCCAGCGGAACGGTCGCGCTTTCTGGCATGTCGCTCACGGTCGAGACTGGCGAGTTCATCAGCCTGCTCGGCCCGTCGGGTTGCGGCAAGTCGACTGCGCTTCGCATCATAGCCGGCCTTGGTGATATCACGTCCGGCAACATCGACTGGCCGAGTTCGCGCATCAACGCAAAGGGACTTCCCGAAGGCGATATCGGTTTCGTCTTCCAGGAGCCGACGCTGATGCCGTGGAAGAATGTCTTCAGTAATGTCCATCTGCCACTAAAGCTGCGCGGGGTTTCAAGGGCCGCGGCACGCGATCAGATCATGAGTGCGCTCGCGACCGTCGGCTTGCAGGATTTCGCCGGCGCCTATCCGCGCGAGCTCTCCGGCGGCATGAAGATGCGCGTCTCGATCGCCCGTGCGCTCGTAACCAAGCCGAAACTTCTTTTGATGGACGAGCCCTTCGCGGCACTCGACGAAATCACGCGTCAGAAGCTGAACGACGATGTACTGCGGCTCTGGAAGGAGACGGGCATCACCGTGATCTTCGTCACCCATTCCGTCTTCGAATCCGCCTATCTGTCTAGCCGCATCGTTGTCATGAAGGCGCGCCCCGGCCGGGTTCATGCAGATCTTTCGCTTGTGACGAGCCGGGAGCGCGACGCGCATTATCGCACCTCGGAAGAATACCGGCGCGCCTGCGAAACGGTCTCCCATTCGCTGATCGGGGCAATTAACGCTGCAAAGGAAGATCGTTGA
- a CDS encoding NAD(P)H-dependent oxidoreductase, with protein sequence MRVLVLHSHPVEASYGAALYRQTLESLATAGHTVDGCDLYAESFDPVLSRDDRLVYHEYPGNIALVKPYVDRLKQAEGLVIVTPVWNFGFPAILKGYFDRVWLPGVSFELVDGQVQSRLRHIQKLAAVLTYGATPFRAFVAGNPPKKIVKRVLRAQINPLRPVTFLAHYDMNNCTTETRAAFLGKVKTAMERF encoded by the coding sequence ATGAGGGTTCTCGTCCTTCATTCCCATCCGGTGGAAGCAAGTTACGGTGCAGCCCTTTACCGACAGACGCTCGAAAGTCTCGCCACGGCCGGACACACGGTCGATGGCTGCGATCTTTATGCGGAAAGCTTCGATCCGGTGCTCTCCCGTGACGATCGCCTCGTCTATCACGAATATCCGGGGAATATCGCGCTGGTGAAACCCTATGTCGATCGCCTCAAGCAGGCGGAAGGGCTCGTCATCGTCACACCCGTGTGGAATTTCGGTTTCCCGGCGATCCTCAAAGGATATTTCGACCGCGTCTGGCTACCGGGTGTATCTTTCGAGCTGGTTGACGGACAGGTGCAATCGCGGCTCCGGCACATCCAAAAACTAGCAGCCGTCCTGACTTACGGCGCCACGCCTTTTCGCGCCTTCGTCGCCGGCAATCCGCCGAAGAAGATCGTCAAGCGGGTGCTGCGCGCCCAGATAAACCCACTGAGGCCGGTCACTTTCCTCGCCCATTACGACATGAACAACTGCACGACGGAAACGCGCGCTGCATTCCTTGGTAAGGTGAAGACGGCAATGGAGCGTTTCTAG
- a CDS encoding cytosine deaminase, producing the protein MTYSFISPPNAGRFVLSNATLPAAAVSGYAAPAEEGLVRADIVVADGLVSAVLPPGEAPADYARSDLKGGMAWPCFVDAHTHLDKGHIWSRNANLDGTFMGALEAVRVDREAHWSATDVRMRMEFSLRSAYAHGTSLIRTHLDSIAPQHRISFDVFDDVRDAWKDRITLQAVALFPMELMTDAAYFADLVTVVRNKGGLLGGVTKMGPDLVWQLDTLFRAAADSGLDVDLHVDETDDPGAETLKAIADSVIRNGFQGKVTAGHCCSLARQDDGLAQRTVELVARAGLSIISLPMCNMYLQDRYPDRTPRWRGVTLFKELAKAGVKTAVASDNTRDPFYAYGDLDPVEVFREAVRILHLDHPLDTAARIITTSPASIVGRPDIGRIAPGSPADLVLFSARRWSEFLSRPQSDRVVLRRGKVIDRSLPDYRELDSVVGA; encoded by the coding sequence ATGACCTATTCCTTCATCTCACCTCCCAATGCCGGCCGATTCGTGCTGAGCAATGCAACGCTTCCGGCGGCAGCTGTCAGCGGCTACGCCGCACCGGCCGAAGAGGGTCTCGTCAGGGCTGATATCGTCGTCGCAGACGGTCTGGTTTCCGCCGTTCTGCCGCCAGGCGAAGCACCCGCGGACTATGCAAGGTCCGATCTTAAGGGCGGCATGGCCTGGCCATGCTTCGTGGACGCTCATACGCATCTCGACAAGGGACATATATGGTCCCGCAACGCCAACCTCGACGGCACCTTCATGGGAGCGTTGGAGGCGGTGCGCGTCGATCGGGAGGCGCATTGGTCCGCCACAGACGTCAGAATGCGGATGGAATTCTCGCTACGCTCCGCCTACGCCCACGGCACCAGCCTCATCCGCACGCATCTCGATTCTATCGCTCCGCAGCACAGGATTTCCTTCGATGTCTTCGACGACGTGCGGGATGCCTGGAAAGATAGGATTACACTGCAAGCTGTCGCGCTCTTTCCCATGGAGCTCATGACCGATGCGGCCTATTTCGCCGATCTCGTGACGGTCGTTCGCAATAAAGGCGGCCTGCTTGGCGGGGTCACGAAGATGGGACCAGACCTCGTCTGGCAGTTGGATACGCTTTTTCGTGCGGCCGCAGACAGTGGGCTCGACGTCGACCTCCATGTAGACGAGACGGACGATCCGGGCGCTGAAACGCTAAAAGCAATCGCCGACTCGGTGATCCGCAACGGCTTTCAGGGCAAGGTCACGGCAGGCCACTGCTGCTCGCTCGCCCGACAGGACGACGGTCTTGCTCAGAGAACTGTCGAATTGGTCGCCAGGGCCGGCCTGTCGATCATCTCGCTTCCGATGTGCAACATGTATCTCCAGGACCGCTATCCGGACCGCACGCCGCGATGGCGTGGGGTAACGCTCTTCAAGGAGCTTGCCAAAGCCGGAGTCAAGACCGCCGTCGCCTCCGACAATACCCGCGACCCGTTCTATGCCTATGGCGATCTTGATCCGGTCGAGGTTTTCCGCGAGGCGGTACGCATCCTGCATCTCGATCATCCTCTGGATACGGCTGCTCGCATCATCACCACGTCGCCAGCGTCGATCGTCGGCCGCCCGGATATCGGCCGGATCGCCCCCGGAAGCCCGGCCGATCTCGTCCTCTTCAGCGCCCGGCGCTGGAGCGAATTTCTCTCCCGTCCGCAGTCTGACCGCGTCGTGCTTCGGCGCGGCAAGGTGATCGACCGCAGCCTGCCGGATTACCGTGAACTCGATAGTGTCGTTGGAGCCTGA